The DNA sequence TTCATTAAATGCATGCCTTCCGCCGGCTTAATGGATATGCCGCCGCTGTCAAAGGTAAGTCCTTTGCCTACAAAGGCCATCGTCTCGCCGCCCGGGTTCCCTTCGTAACGCAAGACAATTAGCTTCGGCGGCTCCGCGCTCCCGCGCGCTACGCCAAGCAATGCACCCATGCCAAGGCGCTCCATATCGGAGCGTTCGAGGATATCACATTGCAGGCTACACTCGGCGGCGATTTTGGCGGCCACGTCCGCCATATGGGTAGGCGTCATGTGATTGGCTGGGGCATTGACGAGGTCGCGCGCTAGGTTGGTCGCCGTAGCTACAGCGAGTCCGCGCTTTGTCCCTTGCTCTATCGTACACATCGCCTCAGGGCCGGCACAAAGTAGAATCAGCTCGGCGAGCGCTTTTTCTTCCGGCTTGCTCTTTAGTGCATCATAGCTGTATGTGGCAAGCACTGCACCCTCTACTAGGGCGGCTGCGGCGTCTTGTAGGGCTATGGGTGAGGCCTCTGCGCCTAGCACATGTGCGGCAATGGTTTTGGTCTTGCCTTTGGCCGCTGCTTTAAGGCCATTAGCTGCCGCTTGGCGCAGCTTTTCCACGTCGAGCTTGTTCGCCGCGCCGAGACCAACCGCCACCACCTTGCGCACGCTTTGGCTGGGAGGGAAAAGCGTCACCACTTCATTTAGCTTCCCTGTTATCTCTCCCTTTTCCACTAATTGCGCGAGCAGTCCGCCGCACAAAGCGTCGACCCCTGCCGCTTCTGCTGTGAGCGGCACGTTCCCCTCATACACACCTACCATAAT is a window from the Selenomonadales bacterium genome containing:
- a CDS encoding leucyl aminopeptidase; this encodes MKVSVRCLALRDVAADAIMVGVYEGNVPLTAEAAGVDALCGGLLAQLVEKGEITGKLNEVVTLFPPSQSVRKVVAVGLGAANKLDVEKLRQAAANGLKAAAKGKTKTIAAHVLGAEASPIALQDAAAALVEGAVLATYSYDALKSKPEEKALAELILLCAGPEAMCTIEQGTKRGLAVATATNLARDLVNAPANHMTPTHMADVAAKIAAECSLQCDILERSDMERLGMGALLGVARGSAEPPKLIVLRYEGNPGGETMAFVGKGLTFDSGGISIKPAEGMHLMKDDMAGGAAVLGAMQAIGRLKPKVNILGIVPATENMPAGNALKPGDVITAMTGKTIEIISTDAEGRLILADAVAYAGTLGATKIVDVATLTGACGVALGHVYSAIITNCDQLAADFQAAAATTGERYWPMPNHDEYREMIKSQVADIKNSGGRMGGVMTGGLFIGEFVGKAAWAHLDIAPTAFTESEKHYQPKGATGVATRTLVALALLWSGSN